In Arsenicicoccus dermatophilus, a genomic segment contains:
- a CDS encoding class I SAM-dependent methyltransferase: MPLNAEIRHTAARLVRGAVRLALRVEVSRLEDELRALREQQAADTQRIIDHLRDLEIRDRRDLYAAGERAAVAESARWAAENLVGARSFGHPHETLRHALSLAPTGGLALEFGVFQGATLRIIAEARGGREVYGFDSFEGLPEDWRVGFPAGAFGVDGLPDVPGATLVQGWFDQTLPGFLAEHPGPVDLLHVDGDLYSSAATVLELVGPRLRPGSIVQFDEYLNYPGWQEHEHRAWTEHVARTGVTFEPVAFTHDHEQVAVRITGTD; this comes from the coding sequence ATGCCCCTGAACGCCGAGATCCGGCATACGGCAGCAAGACTCGTCCGCGGCGCCGTCCGCCTGGCCCTGCGGGTCGAGGTCTCGCGACTGGAGGACGAGCTCCGCGCGCTGCGCGAGCAGCAGGCCGCCGACACCCAGCGGATCATCGACCACCTGCGCGACCTGGAGATCCGCGACCGGCGTGACCTGTATGCCGCGGGCGAGCGAGCGGCGGTCGCCGAGTCGGCCCGCTGGGCGGCCGAGAACCTCGTGGGCGCCCGCTCCTTCGGCCACCCCCACGAGACCCTGCGGCACGCGCTGTCGCTCGCCCCGACCGGCGGCCTGGCTCTGGAGTTCGGGGTCTTCCAGGGGGCGACGCTGCGGATCATCGCCGAGGCTCGGGGCGGCCGTGAGGTCTACGGCTTCGACTCCTTCGAGGGGCTGCCCGAGGACTGGCGGGTCGGCTTCCCCGCCGGGGCCTTCGGCGTCGACGGCCTGCCGGACGTGCCGGGCGCGACGCTGGTCCAGGGGTGGTTCGACCAGACCCTGCCCGGCTTCCTGGCCGAGCACCCGGGGCCGGTGGACCTCCTGCACGTCGACGGCGACCTCTACTCCTCCGCCGCGACGGTGCTCGAGCTCGTGGGTCCGCGCCTGCGGCCGGGCAGCATCGTGCAGTTCGACGAGTACCTCAACTATCCGGGGTGGCAGGAGCACGAGCACCGCGCCTGGACCGAGCACGTGGCCCGCACGGGCGTGACCTTCGAGCCGGTCGCCTTCACCCACGACCACGAGCAGGTGGCCGTCCGGATCACCGGGACCGACTGA
- a CDS encoding NAD(P)-dependent alcohol dehydrogenase, producing MMDVAAYAAPAAAAPLEKTTVARRDVGEHDVLVEIEFAGICHSDIHTVRDEWGAQKYPLTPGHEIVGRVLEVGSGVSRHAKGDRVGVGCMVNSCQGCDACREGLEQYCLAGNTGTYGSVDRDGTITQGGYSTHVVVDERFVVRVPDGLDPAAATPLLCAGITLYSPLRHWGVGKDSKVAIIGMGGLGHVGVKIAVAMGADVTVLSHSDKKREDAARFGAQHYVNTTDAEQMKAVAGSFDLIINTVSVNLPMDDYLALLRYDGTIVELGAPSKPLEVAAFSLIVARKALAGSCIGGIAETQEMLDFCAEHGITAEIEMIEASQINEAYERVVDSDVRYRFVIDAKTF from the coding sequence ATGATGGACGTTGCGGCCTACGCCGCCCCCGCTGCCGCTGCCCCCCTCGAGAAGACCACCGTCGCGCGCCGGGACGTGGGTGAGCACGACGTCCTCGTCGAGATCGAGTTCGCGGGCATCTGCCACTCCGACATCCACACCGTGCGCGACGAGTGGGGCGCCCAGAAGTATCCCCTCACCCCCGGCCACGAGATCGTCGGCCGCGTCCTCGAGGTCGGCTCCGGCGTCTCCCGCCACGCCAAGGGCGACCGGGTCGGCGTCGGGTGCATGGTCAACTCCTGCCAGGGCTGCGACGCCTGCCGCGAGGGCCTGGAGCAGTACTGCCTCGCCGGCAACACCGGCACCTACGGCTCGGTCGACCGCGACGGCACGATCACCCAGGGCGGCTACTCCACCCACGTCGTCGTCGACGAGCGTTTCGTCGTGCGGGTGCCGGACGGTCTCGACCCGGCCGCCGCCACCCCGCTGCTGTGCGCCGGGATCACGCTCTACTCCCCGCTGCGCCACTGGGGCGTCGGCAAGGACAGCAAGGTCGCCATCATCGGCATGGGCGGCCTCGGCCACGTCGGCGTCAAGATCGCCGTCGCCATGGGCGCCGACGTCACGGTGCTCTCCCACTCGGACAAGAAGCGCGAGGACGCCGCCCGCTTCGGCGCCCAGCACTACGTCAACACCACGGACGCCGAGCAGATGAAGGCCGTCGCCGGGAGCTTCGACCTGATCATCAACACGGTGTCGGTCAACCTGCCGATGGACGACTACCTGGCGCTGCTGCGGTACGACGGCACGATCGTCGAGCTGGGTGCCCCGTCCAAGCCCCTCGAGGTCGCCGCCTTCAGCCTGATCGTGGCCCGCAAGGCGCTCGCCGGGTCCTGCATCGGCGGCATCGCCGAGACCCAGGAGATGCTGGACTTCTGCGCCGAGCACGGCATCACGGCCGAGATCGAGATGATCGAGGCGAGCCAGATCAACGAGGCCTACGAGCGGGTCGTCGACTCCGACGTGCGCTACCGCTTCGTGATCGACGCCAAGACCTTCTGA
- a CDS encoding (deoxy)nucleoside triphosphate pyrophosphohydrolase, which yields MSEDPAAPPAAAPPAAAPPAAAPPASPAPDRPVAVVGAALLDDLDTPTTLLAARRTAPPALAGGWELPGGKVDPGESELDALHRELREELGVEIEVGEEVTGPRPDGRWDLSPRHAIRVWTARVTEGRPQPLEDHDDLRVLRAPELDTVAWLPADAPIVAAVAALLRP from the coding sequence ATGTCGGAAGACCCCGCCGCCCCACCCGCAGCCGCCCCACCCGCAGCCGCCCCACCCGCAGCCGCCCCACCCGCATCGCCCGCCCCGGACCGGCCGGTCGCCGTCGTCGGCGCCGCCCTCCTCGACGACCTGGACACGCCCACCACCCTGCTCGCGGCCCGCCGCACGGCTCCGCCGGCCCTGGCGGGTGGGTGGGAGCTTCCCGGCGGCAAGGTCGACCCCGGCGAGAGCGAGCTCGACGCCCTGCACCGCGAGCTGCGCGAGGAGCTCGGGGTCGAGATCGAGGTGGGGGAGGAGGTGACCGGCCCCCGACCGGACGGCCGCTGGGACCTCAGCCCCCGGCACGCCATCCGCGTCTGGACCGCCCGGGTCACCGAGGGTCGGCCGCAGCCGCTCGAGGACCACGACGACCTGCGGGTGCTGCGCGCCCCCGAGCTCGACACCGTCGCGTGGCTGCCCGCCGACGCCCCGATCGTCGCGGCGGTGGCCGCCCTGCTGCGCCCCTGA
- a CDS encoding 4a-hydroxytetrahydrobiopterin dehydratase, producing the protein MSRLLDDEEITRQLRDLAGWRVVEGHLVATYESSSFLEAVRLAEWVADEAEQMDHHPFIDIRMARTTWEIWTHWLNGITQLDIELAHRVQERARTTEARVIWGD; encoded by the coding sequence ATGAGCCGACTGCTGGACGACGAGGAGATCACCCGCCAGCTGCGGGACCTGGCCGGGTGGCGGGTGGTCGAGGGCCACCTGGTCGCGACCTACGAGTCCTCGAGCTTCCTGGAGGCGGTGCGGCTGGCGGAGTGGGTGGCGGACGAGGCCGAGCAGATGGACCACCACCCCTTCATCGACATCCGGATGGCGCGGACGACGTGGGAGATCTGGACCCATTGGCTCAACGGAATAACGCAACTGGACATAGAGCTCGCCCATCGTGTCCAAGAGCGGGCCCGAACGACGGAAGCCCGTGTCATCTGGGGAGATTGA
- a CDS encoding GNAT family N-acetyltransferase, whose protein sequence is MNVRRATPADIPEIVRLKAQLMATGWPWPVDVHGDPQWRERCAAAAQTLLDSPSYAAFVVARDDETPGAPLAGMVSVSVEQHLPGPDGPGLSAYVADMSTDPDLRGRGIGTRLLDAALVWAREHGAGWVQLYATESGRGVYERAGFSPDGPFLHMTRSAD, encoded by the coding sequence GTGAACGTGCGCCGTGCGACCCCCGCCGACATCCCCGAGATCGTCCGTCTCAAGGCCCAGCTCATGGCCACCGGCTGGCCCTGGCCCGTGGACGTCCACGGCGACCCGCAGTGGCGCGAGCGGTGCGCCGCGGCCGCGCAGACCCTCCTGGACAGTCCCTCGTACGCCGCCTTCGTGGTCGCCCGCGACGACGAGACGCCGGGCGCGCCGCTCGCAGGCATGGTGTCCGTCTCGGTGGAGCAGCACCTGCCCGGCCCCGACGGGCCGGGCCTGTCGGCCTACGTCGCGGACATGTCCACCGATCCCGACCTGCGCGGCCGGGGCATCGGCACCCGGCTGCTGGACGCGGCCCTGGTCTGGGCGCGCGAGCACGGCGCCGGGTGGGTGCAGCTGTACGCCACCGAGTCGGGCCGCGGGGTCTACGAGCGGGCGGGCTTCTCCCCGGACGGGCCCTTCCTGCACATGACCCGGTCCGCCGACTGA
- a CDS encoding O-antigen ligase family protein, which produces MPSTSTHLSGPTRASDTALPWSAVRDRLSRTLVVAAVVLVVVDGVVGILPTETIVELVTPLRALIVVGLLGAAVGGRGLRSWRTPVDLPVLLLVLATAVSAWHSGQGWPLWRGLLTGVGGFYLAVALVRRQAAAWHGVTTAALLSCAVAGLTACHQLAAHIDTGFCRAGLVAGRESCDDPDALIRATGTFANPNLLAAALVLLLPLAWAAARSLPTWSSRIGAYGVVAAGYTSVVATWSRAGLVAAAVGILVLLALRPGWSGRAMGVLGVVGAALAVVAIGGSVGVRQEVWRAALEATVANPLGVGPGRGGAVIDARVPGTERFRHAHDLWLNWLLECGWLGGLAVVLVTVILFRVTARRARMGSAVARVAGAGLAGFATMSLVDHPANHAGISMLMWVVLGLVAGHQVRPGSAPGLRDRIQERREDPETADPVVSPGALRGPTRSTPVRPAPERRTGRPVTGPLPPDEDTGEQDAWHTGEQGLPSRSSRHRNPRRHRRDL; this is translated from the coding sequence ATGCCCAGCACCTCCACCCACCTCTCGGGGCCGACGCGCGCCTCGGACACGGCGCTGCCGTGGTCGGCTGTCCGCGACCGCCTGAGCCGGACCCTCGTGGTCGCGGCGGTCGTCCTGGTCGTGGTGGACGGGGTGGTCGGCATCCTGCCCACCGAGACCATCGTCGAGCTCGTCACCCCCCTGCGCGCCCTGATCGTCGTGGGCCTGCTCGGCGCCGCGGTCGGCGGCCGGGGGCTGCGCAGCTGGCGCACGCCCGTCGACCTGCCCGTCCTGCTCCTCGTCCTCGCCACCGCCGTCTCGGCCTGGCACAGCGGACAGGGGTGGCCGCTGTGGCGCGGTCTGCTCACGGGCGTCGGGGGCTTCTACCTCGCCGTGGCGCTGGTGCGTCGGCAGGCCGCGGCCTGGCACGGGGTGACCACGGCCGCGCTGCTGTCCTGCGCGGTGGCGGGGCTGACCGCCTGCCACCAGCTCGCGGCCCACATCGACACCGGTTTCTGCCGCGCCGGGCTCGTCGCCGGGCGGGAGAGCTGCGACGACCCGGACGCCCTCATCCGGGCCACCGGCACCTTCGCCAACCCCAACCTCCTCGCCGCAGCGTTGGTGCTCCTGCTCCCGCTGGCCTGGGCGGCGGCGCGCAGCCTGCCGACCTGGTCCTCCCGGATCGGTGCCTACGGCGTGGTCGCCGCGGGCTACACGAGCGTGGTCGCGACCTGGTCCCGCGCCGGCCTGGTCGCCGCCGCGGTCGGGATCCTGGTGCTGCTGGCGCTGCGCCCGGGGTGGTCGGGCCGCGCCATGGGTGTGCTCGGGGTGGTCGGCGCGGCGCTCGCCGTGGTCGCGATCGGGGGCAGCGTCGGGGTCCGTCAGGAGGTATGGCGCGCGGCCCTGGAGGCCACGGTGGCCAATCCCCTCGGGGTCGGCCCGGGCCGCGGCGGTGCGGTGATCGACGCCCGTGTGCCGGGGACCGAGCGCTTCCGCCACGCCCACGACCTGTGGCTGAACTGGCTGCTGGAGTGCGGGTGGCTCGGTGGCCTCGCGGTCGTCCTGGTCACGGTGATCCTGTTCCGCGTCACCGCCCGGCGGGCCCGGATGGGCTCCGCGGTGGCCCGGGTGGCCGGGGCGGGGCTGGCGGGCTTCGCCACCATGTCGCTCGTGGACCACCCCGCCAACCACGCCGGCATCTCCATGCTGATGTGGGTCGTGCTCGGCCTGGTGGCCGGGCACCAGGTGCGTCCCGGGTCGGCGCCCGGGCTCCGCGACCGGATCCAGGAGCGGCGCGAGGATCCGGAGACCGCCGATCCCGTCGTGTCGCCCGGCGCCCTGCGGGGCCCGACGCGGTCGACGCCGGTCCGCCCGGCTCCCGAGCGGCGGACCGGTCGACCGGTCACCGGTCCCCTGCCGCCCGACGAGGACACCGGCGAGCAGGACGCCTGGCACACCGGCGAGCAGGGGCTGCCGTCCCGCAGCTCCCGGCACCGGAACCCCCGGCGACATCGCCGGGACCTCTGA
- a CDS encoding AMIN-like domain-containing (lipo)protein: MPRPQLHAALALVVVTGAASPATADAHPTGATAPAVASRPTTARATCRLGWTSGEQQSSTRADGYARKGRIVVRTGTHPCFDRVVVEYLPRPGRTPVRWAARYTGRTAVDIDDGTVLPIRGKAVLALVVSGEPFGGGSQVLATPRGRPVVQQVRAGGYMRSTSGLNIGVTAERPYRVLDLPGPGGRRRLVIDIAR, from the coding sequence ATGCCTCGACCGCAGCTGCACGCCGCGCTGGCGCTCGTCGTCGTCACCGGGGCGGCCTCGCCGGCGACGGCTGACGCCCACCCGACCGGCGCCACCGCACCGGCCGTCGCCTCCCGTCCGACCACCGCGCGGGCCACCTGCCGCCTGGGCTGGACCTCCGGGGAGCAACAGTCGTCGACCCGCGCCGACGGCTACGCCCGCAAGGGCAGGATCGTCGTGCGCACCGGCACCCACCCCTGCTTCGACCGGGTCGTCGTGGAATACCTCCCCAGGCCGGGGCGGACCCCGGTGCGCTGGGCGGCTCGCTACACCGGCCGGACCGCCGTGGACATCGATGACGGGACGGTCCTGCCGATCCGCGGCAAGGCGGTGCTGGCCCTCGTCGTGAGCGGCGAGCCCTTCGGTGGTGGCTCCCAGGTCCTCGCGACGCCCCGGGGCCGCCCCGTGGTGCAGCAGGTCCGGGCGGGTGGCTACATGCGCAGCACGAGCGGTCTGAACATCGGCGTCACCGCCGAGCGGCCCTACCGGGTGCTGGACCTGCCCGGCCCGGGCGGTCGACGCCGGCTCGTCATCGACATCGCCCGCTGA
- a CDS encoding DHA2 family efflux MFS transporter permease subunit — protein sequence MWALCLGFFMILVDSTIVTVATPALMSGLHADIGAVVWVTSAYLLAYAVPLLITGRLGDRYGPKRVYLVGLTVFTAASWWCGLTDTVTMLVIARIAQGLGAALMSPQTMAVITRMFPPRTRGQAMGLWGAVAGVATLVGPILGGLLIDTLGWEWIFFVNVPVGVLALVLAWRLVPTFETHSHRFDWLGVALSAVGLFCLVFGIEEGRSHDWGTITGPITIWRLIVLGLVVMGLFVLWQARQQGEPLVPLRLFRDRNFSVANVAITTVGFAVTGTAFPITIWAQTARGLSPTRAALLLAPMALVSAALAPAAGRVVNRLHPRWLAFGGLSTYAVALLWLSRTLDATAPLWHVLLPAALLGVASAFVWAPLSTSATANLAGAEVGAGAGVYNTTRQVGSVLGSAAIALAMQDRLAAHLPAARGAAPTSMGGHLPSALAPGFTAAMGEALVVPAAVIGVGALVVLALERPRHQQERA from the coding sequence ATGTGGGCCCTGTGCCTGGGCTTCTTCATGATCCTGGTCGACTCGACCATCGTGACGGTGGCGACGCCGGCGCTGATGTCCGGCCTGCACGCCGACATCGGGGCCGTCGTCTGGGTGACCAGCGCCTATCTCCTGGCGTATGCCGTGCCGCTGCTCATCACCGGACGGCTCGGCGACCGCTACGGACCCAAGCGGGTCTACCTCGTCGGGCTGACCGTCTTCACCGCCGCCTCGTGGTGGTGCGGCCTGACCGACACCGTCACCATGCTGGTGATCGCCCGCATCGCGCAGGGGCTCGGCGCGGCGCTCATGAGCCCGCAGACCATGGCCGTCATCACCCGGATGTTCCCGCCCCGCACGCGCGGGCAGGCGATGGGCCTGTGGGGCGCGGTGGCCGGCGTCGCCACGCTCGTCGGGCCGATCCTGGGCGGCCTGCTCATCGACACCCTCGGGTGGGAGTGGATCTTCTTCGTCAACGTCCCGGTCGGGGTGCTCGCGCTGGTACTCGCCTGGCGGCTCGTGCCGACCTTCGAGACGCACTCGCACCGCTTCGACTGGCTGGGGGTGGCGCTGTCCGCGGTCGGGCTGTTCTGCCTGGTCTTCGGCATCGAGGAGGGCCGCAGCCATGACTGGGGCACGATCACCGGGCCGATCACCATCTGGCGGCTGATCGTCCTCGGCCTCGTGGTCATGGGCCTGTTCGTGCTGTGGCAGGCCCGGCAGCAGGGCGAGCCGCTCGTGCCGCTGCGGCTGTTCCGCGACCGCAACTTCTCCGTGGCCAACGTCGCCATCACCACCGTCGGTTTCGCGGTCACCGGGACGGCGTTCCCCATCACCATCTGGGCCCAGACGGCTCGCGGCCTATCCCCCACCCGGGCGGCGCTGCTCCTCGCCCCGATGGCCCTCGTCTCCGCCGCTCTGGCGCCCGCCGCAGGCCGGGTGGTCAACCGGCTGCACCCCCGGTGGCTCGCCTTCGGTGGCCTGAGCACCTATGCCGTGGCCCTGCTGTGGCTGAGCCGCACGCTCGACGCCACCGCACCCCTGTGGCACGTCCTGCTCCCCGCCGCCCTGCTCGGCGTCGCGAGCGCCTTCGTGTGGGCGCCGCTGTCGACCAGCGCCACGGCCAACCTGGCGGGCGCCGAGGTGGGCGCCGGGGCCGGGGTCTACAACACCACGCGCCAGGTCGGCTCGGTGCTCGGGTCGGCGGCGATCGCCCTCGCGATGCAGGACCGGCTCGCCGCGCACCTGCCCGCCGCCCGGGGTGCGGCGCCCACGTCCATGGGCGGTCACCTGCCGAGCGCCCTGGCCCCGGGCTTCACCGCCGCGATGGGCGAGGCGCTGGTGGTGCCCGCCGCCGTGATCGGGGTCGGCGCCCTCGTGGTCCTCGCCCTCGAGCGGCCCCGCCACCAGCAGGAGCGCGCCTGA
- a CDS encoding serine hydrolase domain-containing protein, translated as MPTLTAEIVSDLVPYLRSWVERQRQVRREPGLQVAVRVRGELVWSEAFGVADVTTGEPLTTRHLFRIASHSKWFTATALMRLREQGRVRLDDEVGQLLPAYAETPLADVTVRELLAHLGGTIRDGVDTDWWQLGKDFPDADQLRELVARHGRTFEVNEHFKYSNIGYGILGQVVEQVTGRPYADALRALVIDPLGLRDTAAELDESRLGDYAAGHSRPLDEAGRRVTIDHVRTGALASATGFSSTAEDVTAFASAHVLGDDRLLTDRSKRAMQRPAAATGKVGHYGLGEIIARVGDRTLVGHSGGYPGHITRTYVDPQDGLAVSVLGNSLGSGSTPVAQGIVALIDLALRDRASWQRETDRERLDSFTGRYEALWGTADVVRLRDRLVLLDPGAPDPVEAHDELDVVDADTLAVEPEDSYGGSGELITVERDETGSVRVLRVTGVSHWTEEEYARRTAEHVRLAR; from the coding sequence ATGCCGACCCTCACCGCCGAGATCGTGTCCGACCTGGTCCCCTACCTGCGCTCCTGGGTGGAGCGGCAGCGGCAGGTGCGCCGCGAGCCGGGCCTGCAGGTGGCCGTGCGGGTGCGCGGCGAGCTGGTCTGGTCCGAGGCCTTCGGCGTGGCCGACGTGACGACGGGCGAGCCGCTCACGACGCGGCACCTGTTCCGGATCGCGAGCCACTCCAAGTGGTTCACCGCGACGGCGCTGATGCGGCTGCGCGAGCAGGGCCGGGTGCGGCTGGACGACGAGGTGGGGCAGCTGCTTCCGGCATACGCCGAGACTCCCCTGGCCGACGTGACGGTCCGCGAGCTGCTGGCCCACCTCGGCGGGACCATCCGCGACGGCGTCGACACCGACTGGTGGCAGCTGGGCAAGGACTTCCCGGACGCCGACCAGCTGCGCGAGCTGGTGGCGCGGCACGGGCGGACCTTCGAGGTCAACGAGCACTTCAAGTACTCCAACATCGGCTACGGGATCCTCGGACAGGTCGTGGAGCAGGTGACCGGCCGGCCGTATGCCGACGCGCTGCGCGCGCTGGTGATCGACCCGCTCGGGCTGCGCGACACCGCCGCCGAGCTGGACGAGTCGCGGCTCGGTGACTACGCCGCAGGCCACTCGCGTCCCTTGGACGAGGCCGGTCGCCGGGTGACCATCGACCACGTGCGCACCGGTGCGCTGGCCTCGGCCACGGGCTTCTCCTCGACCGCCGAGGACGTCACGGCCTTCGCGAGCGCCCACGTGCTCGGCGACGACCGGCTGCTCACCGACCGCAGCAAGCGGGCGATGCAGCGGCCCGCCGCGGCGACGGGCAAGGTCGGGCACTACGGGCTGGGCGAGATCATCGCCCGGGTCGGGGATCGGACGCTGGTCGGGCACAGCGGTGGCTACCCCGGCCACATCACCCGCACCTACGTCGACCCGCAGGACGGGCTCGCCGTCAGCGTCCTCGGCAACAGCCTGGGCAGCGGGTCCACGCCGGTCGCGCAGGGCATCGTCGCCCTGATCGACCTGGCGCTGCGGGACCGGGCGTCGTGGCAGCGGGAGACCGACCGCGAGCGCCTGGACTCCTTCACCGGGCGCTACGAGGCGCTGTGGGGCACGGCGGACGTGGTGCGGCTGCGGGACCGGCTGGTCCTGCTCGACCCCGGCGCCCCGGACCCGGTCGAGGCGCACGACGAGCTGGACGTGGTCGACGCGGACACCCTGGCGGTGGAGCCGGAGGACTCCTACGGCGGGTCCGGCGAGCTGATCACCGTGGAGCGCGACGAGACCGGCTCGGTCCGGGTGCTGCGGGTGACCGGGGTGAGCCACTGGACCGAGGAGGAGTACGCCCGGCGCACGGCCGAGCACGTGCGGCTCGCCCGCTGA
- a CDS encoding acyltransferase family protein, whose protein sequence is MTGDQLTSRQVHDHHGSTQAGPDRLARQDPATRDLASGDDAATDARPGGGGGTSVADRVRRRAARSFLPEVQALRMWAVGFVVAFHLWPSRFPGGFTGVDAFFVISGYLITSHLVREVERTGTVRLGTFYARRARRLLPASMTILLVSIAGAFALLPDALRVMTGREALASTFYVQNLWLAKVVLGPPPPMSFEAPVQHYCRCPPRSSSTSCGRR, encoded by the coding sequence GTGACGGGGGATCAGCTGACCAGCAGACAGGTGCACGACCACCACGGATCCACCCAGGCGGGTCCCGACCGGCTCGCCCGGCAGGATCCGGCGACGCGGGACCTGGCGTCGGGGGACGACGCAGCGACCGACGCGAGGCCGGGGGGCGGCGGGGGGACGAGCGTGGCGGACCGGGTGCGCCGACGCGCCGCCCGCAGCTTCCTGCCCGAGGTGCAGGCGCTGCGCATGTGGGCCGTGGGCTTCGTGGTGGCCTTCCACCTGTGGCCCTCCCGCTTCCCGGGGGGATTCACCGGGGTCGACGCCTTCTTCGTCATCTCGGGCTACCTGATCACCAGCCACCTGGTGCGTGAGGTGGAGCGCACCGGGACCGTCCGCCTCGGCACCTTCTACGCCCGCCGGGCCCGGCGGCTGCTGCCCGCGAGCATGACGATCCTGCTCGTCTCCATCGCCGGCGCCTTCGCGCTGCTGCCCGACGCCCTGCGCGTGATGACCGGGCGCGAGGCCCTCGCGTCGACGTTCTACGTCCAGAACCTCTGGCTCGCCAAGGTCGTCCTGGGCCCGCCGCCGCCGATGAGCTTCGAGGCGCCGGTGCAGCACTACTGTCGCTGTCCACCGAGGAGCAGTTCTACCTCCTGTGGCCGCCGCTGA
- a CDS encoding acyltransferase — MARRTKGPAARPVQAAGTMLAVVTALSFVLSVWYTATHPANTYFMTFTRAWEFAAGGLLPMVLRRWAPSTSLSLVLRYVGMAMIIASAFVLSQGDPFPGYLALLPVLGTAAVIMAGDCDGRDPLDLAYTNPISQWLGNISYSIYLWHWPLIVLVPFALHRDLDNPLRLAVAALTVALAHVWWTWVEDATRFLPGVRQSTSRSLLLALGSMVVVGAAALALALSG; from the coding sequence CTGGCCCGCCGCACCAAGGGGCCGGCCGCGCGTCCGGTCCAGGCGGCCGGCACCATGCTCGCCGTGGTCACGGCCCTGAGCTTCGTGCTCTCGGTGTGGTACACCGCCACCCACCCGGCCAACACCTACTTCATGACCTTCACCCGCGCGTGGGAGTTCGCCGCCGGCGGTCTGCTGCCGATGGTCCTGCGGCGCTGGGCGCCCTCGACCAGCCTGTCGCTCGTGCTCCGCTACGTCGGCATGGCGATGATCATCGCGTCGGCCTTCGTGCTCAGCCAGGGCGACCCCTTCCCGGGCTACCTCGCGCTGCTGCCCGTCCTCGGCACCGCCGCCGTGATCATGGCCGGCGACTGCGACGGTCGCGATCCCCTGGACCTGGCCTACACCAACCCGATCAGTCAGTGGCTGGGCAACATCTCGTACTCGATCTACCTGTGGCACTGGCCGCTGATCGTCCTCGTCCCCTTCGCCCTCCACCGGGACCTCGACAACCCGCTGCGCCTGGCCGTGGCCGCCCTGACCGTCGCCCTGGCGCACGTGTGGTGGACGTGGGTCGAGGACGCCACGCGCTTCCTGCCCGGCGTCAGGCAGAGCACCAGCAGGTCGCTGCTGCTCGCCCTCGGCTCGATGGTGGTCGTGGGCGCGGCGGCCCTCGCGCTGGCCTTGTCCGGGTGA